From the Nitrobacter hamburgensis X14 genome, one window contains:
- a CDS encoding peptidase domain-containing ABC transporter, with translation MIAQAVAENADVDPIHPSGLECLVIVARPHGLDLTATQLIKDNLLTDREVAPGQLVRCAEKAGLRSKHVKLDWDGLSHLKKALPAIVGLRDGSYMVLLRVDGDANNTRIALRDPNAAEDALLVIDQPRFEDIWSGDVVLAKRNYEISDESQPFSFGLVAALIFRERRIVRDVAIAALVLGFLGLAPIMFWRLLSDKVIFYHAYNTFYVLCLAMLVIIAFEATFAFLRQILVHRLTTRLDVKLSTYVFEKVLNLPIDYFEQTAVGLVARDIREVFRIRSFLMGQLFGTVLDSTTLIFFLPVMFFFSPTMTLVVLALSAMIVGWLILMLPAYRKSSNAVLVAEGEQGAFLVQTLNGIRTVKSLALDARQRHLWDVLVARVARARFAEGMTGNAIQAVVRPLERLAVSGSYAVGVYLALTNDDPVFIGALFAFLMLSQRVSAPLMQMAQLINQYDEARSAVATVRNLVNQPAEEGRSGHGVRSPIEGRVEFSNVTFRYKGAVSPTLNGISFEVTRGTTLGVMGKSGSGKTTITRLLQRLHSDYDGLIKIDGVDVREYDVDHLRRNVGIVLQENFLFSGTIRENICAAVPDATFDDIVKAARMAGAEEFIDKLPRGYETRVYEGSPNLSGGQRQRLAIARALIVDPPILILDEATSALDADSEAIVNGNIARIANGRTLIIISHRLSSLTRADAILVLDRGAVDDIGRHEELLERNDIYSSLWYQQNTHLAPAVRSDKPKLRSPTLVP, from the coding sequence ATGATCGCGCAAGCCGTCGCCGAGAATGCCGATGTTGATCCGATTCATCCGTCCGGGCTCGAATGTCTGGTCATTGTCGCACGACCGCACGGGTTGGATCTCACCGCGACGCAGCTTATCAAGGATAACCTTCTTACCGACCGGGAAGTGGCTCCCGGCCAGCTCGTCCGCTGCGCCGAGAAGGCCGGTCTGCGATCGAAGCACGTTAAGCTCGATTGGGACGGGCTTTCTCATCTGAAAAAGGCGCTCCCGGCCATCGTCGGCCTGCGCGATGGAAGCTACATGGTGTTGCTGCGCGTCGATGGAGACGCCAACAATACCCGTATCGCGTTGAGAGACCCGAACGCGGCGGAAGACGCGCTGCTCGTGATCGATCAACCGCGCTTCGAAGATATCTGGTCCGGGGACGTCGTTCTCGCCAAGCGCAACTACGAAATCTCGGACGAATCGCAGCCGTTCAGTTTTGGTCTCGTGGCCGCATTGATATTCCGCGAGCGTCGCATCGTCCGGGACGTCGCAATCGCTGCGCTGGTTCTCGGATTCCTCGGCCTTGCGCCTATCATGTTCTGGCGCCTGCTGTCGGACAAGGTGATCTTCTATCACGCGTACAATACCTTCTACGTGCTCTGCCTGGCGATGCTGGTCATCATCGCTTTCGAGGCGACATTCGCGTTTCTCAGGCAAATCCTTGTTCATCGCCTGACGACCAGGCTTGACGTCAAGCTGTCCACTTACGTTTTCGAAAAGGTCCTCAACCTTCCTATCGATTATTTCGAGCAGACCGCCGTCGGCCTCGTCGCGCGCGACATCCGGGAAGTGTTCCGCATCCGCTCGTTCCTGATGGGTCAGTTGTTCGGTACGGTGCTCGATTCAACGACGCTGATCTTCTTCCTACCGGTCATGTTTTTCTTCAGCCCGACCATGACTTTGGTGGTTTTGGCGCTGTCGGCGATGATCGTCGGGTGGCTTATCCTGATGCTGCCGGCTTACCGCAAGTCGTCGAACGCCGTGCTGGTCGCGGAAGGCGAGCAGGGCGCGTTCCTGGTTCAAACGCTCAACGGCATTCGGACGGTAAAATCGCTGGCGCTCGATGCGCGGCAGCGCCATTTGTGGGATGTGCTCGTTGCACGTGTCGCCAGGGCGCGGTTCGCGGAAGGGATGACCGGAAACGCGATCCAGGCGGTGGTGCGTCCGCTGGAGCGGCTGGCGGTGAGCGGTTCTTATGCGGTCGGCGTTTATCTCGCGCTGACCAACGATGACCCGGTCTTTATCGGGGCGTTGTTTGCCTTCCTGATGCTGTCGCAGCGGGTATCGGCCCCGTTGATGCAGATGGCCCAGCTGATCAATCAATACGATGAAGCGCGTAGTGCGGTCGCCACGGTCCGCAACCTCGTGAACCAGCCCGCCGAGGAGGGGCGTTCCGGGCATGGCGTTCGCTCGCCGATCGAGGGCAGAGTGGAGTTTTCCAATGTCACCTTCAGGTATAAAGGCGCCGTCTCGCCAACGCTGAACGGCATTTCCTTTGAAGTAACCAGGGGAACCACGCTTGGTGTGATGGGCAAGAGTGGTTCCGGCAAGACCACGATCACGCGACTCTTGCAGCGATTGCATTCCGATTATGACGGGTTGATCAAGATCGACGGAGTCGACGTTCGCGAATACGATGTCGATCACCTGCGCAGGAACGTCGGCATCGTGCTGCAGGAAAATTTTCTCTTTAGTGGGACGATTCGCGAGAACATCTGCGCAGCCGTGCCGGACGCCACCTTTGACGATATCGTCAAGGCGGCGCGAATGGCGGGCGCAGAGGAGTTCATCGACAAGCTGCCACGCGGTTACGAAACCCGTGTCTATGAAGGATCGCCCAACCTTTCCGGAGGGCAGCGGCAACGGCTCGCTATTGCGCGGGCGTTGATCGTCGATCCGCCGATCCTCATTCTCGACGAGGCGACCAGCGCACTTGACGCCGATAGCGAGGCCATCGTGAACGGCAACATCGCGCGGATAGCAAATGGCCGAACGCTGATCATTATCTCCCACCGGCTGTCGTCGCTGACGAGGGCGGATGCGATCCTCGTACTCGACCGCGGGGCGGTCGACGACATCGGGCGACACGAGGAGTTGCTGGAGCGGAACGATATCTACAGTTCGCTTTGGTACCAGCAGAACACGCATCTCGCGCCCGCGGTCCGCAGCGACAAGCCGAAACTCCGGAGCCCGACCCTTGTCCCCTAG
- a CDS encoding calcium-binding protein, with translation MAVSYLTKTELGEFLHHNGNIEAGVRSALIDSLEQSGVFKDDDSSARGWFEYGPFHGGAVPPTVQILDVSRSTTVETNPNLKAIILDDHSARLNVTGGDNDVFVAAGRGNDTINLHDSGNDTVYGGSGNDVIRGGHGDSSLFGGAGNDSIYGGTGNDTLDGGSGNDYLVSGALASGTGGNARVASADDQVFGKGQGGGQGHDDDHGGGRGHGHGNGHGGGQGHGDGHGGGQGPGDGQGPGGNVEGHSTLIGGAGNDTLVGVQGDVMQGGAGNDQFLLSGGAPGANSTLEGGGGNDTFRIESHSGNSTIFGGDGKDSVDFVGRSFFDVAKIDVDSSTSTYTLHFSDDQTIAVSGVEDLHFSDQVVNLPKLS, from the coding sequence ATGGCCGTTTCCTACTTGACGAAGACCGAGCTAGGCGAGTTTCTCCATCATAACGGAAACATCGAGGCGGGTGTGCGATCGGCGCTGATCGACTCGCTCGAACAAAGCGGCGTATTCAAGGATGACGACAGCAGCGCGAGGGGGTGGTTCGAGTATGGACCGTTTCACGGCGGGGCGGTCCCGCCGACCGTCCAGATCCTGGACGTGTCTCGCTCGACGACCGTCGAGACAAATCCGAATCTGAAGGCGATCATTCTGGATGACCATAGCGCCAGGCTGAACGTGACCGGCGGCGACAATGACGTATTTGTCGCTGCGGGCAGGGGCAATGACACCATCAACCTGCACGACAGCGGCAACGACACGGTCTACGGCGGTAGCGGTAACGACGTGATCCGCGGCGGCCACGGCGACAGTTCGCTGTTTGGTGGCGCAGGAAACGACAGCATCTATGGCGGCACCGGCAACGACACGTTGGACGGCGGCTCCGGCAACGACTATCTGGTGTCGGGCGCGCTGGCGTCGGGCACGGGCGGTAACGCGCGCGTCGCCAGTGCGGACGACCAAGTCTTCGGGAAGGGGCAGGGCGGCGGTCAGGGGCATGATGATGACCATGGCGGCGGCCGGGGTCATGGTCATGGAAACGGCCATGGTGGTGGTCAGGGTCATGGGGATGGCCACGGCGGTGGTCAGGGGCCTGGCGATGGTCAAGGGCCTGGCGGCAATGTGGAAGGGCACAGCACGCTTATAGGCGGCGCTGGAAACGACACGCTGGTTGGCGTGCAGGGCGACGTCATGCAGGGCGGCGCAGGTAACGACCAGTTCTTGCTCTCCGGTGGAGCACCGGGTGCCAACTCCACGCTGGAGGGCGGCGGTGGCAATGACACCTTCCGCATTGAATCGCATAGCGGCAACTCGACTATCTTCGGCGGTGATGGTAAGGACTCCGTCGACTTCGTCGGCCGTTCGTTCTTCGATGTGGCCAAGATTGATGTCGACTCGAGCACGTCGACCTACACCCTCCACTTCAGCGATGACCAGACGATTGCGGTCAGTGGAGTTGAGGATCTTCACTTCAGCGACCAGGTCGTCAACCTGCCGAAACTCTCATAA
- a CDS encoding helix-turn-helix domain-containing protein has protein sequence MSARGDFSPVAMTRAHLGGKMKKHSHEEILLKLARADELARAGKSQVDVCKALGVSVMTLHRWRKLPLPKPEADISQDRADDGKAFTNPPTMDETRRVLEELKLENQRLRKIVTDLLLEKMRLEEAAVAGSSRQSGTQGVIQALLGPSNSR, from the coding sequence GTGTCGGCTCGAGGCGACTTCTCGCCGGTGGCGATGACCCGAGCGCATTTAGGCGGGAAGATGAAGAAGCATTCGCACGAGGAAATTCTTTTGAAACTGGCCCGGGCAGACGAACTTGCTCGCGCAGGCAAATCCCAGGTGGATGTTTGCAAGGCGCTTGGCGTGAGCGTCATGACGCTGCACCGGTGGCGGAAACTGCCTCTGCCCAAGCCCGAAGCAGATATTTCCCAGGATCGCGCAGACGACGGCAAGGCGTTCACCAACCCGCCGACGATGGACGAGACGCGCCGAGTTCTGGAGGAGCTTAAGCTCGAGAACCAGCGGCTTCGGAAGATAGTCACGGATCTGTTGCTTGAGAAAATGAGGCTGGAGGAAGCCGCGGTTGCCGGCTCGTCTCGTCAATCCGGCACGCAAGGTGTGATCCAGGCTCTGCTTGGTCCCTCCAATTCCAGGTAG
- a CDS encoding methyltransferase domain-containing protein: protein MVHEQDLKEVRFDIDPGVEPDVVGSILEIETSFEPQSFDVIWSSHVLEHLYAHEIFPTLRQFHRILKLDGFALIMSPDLEAVAHFIVEQGIAAVAYNSPAGPIRPLDMLYGHSRAIEEGHVHMAHRTGFTAERLGNLLLMAGFPTVSVATENFEVCALALMPEADDAAIKKALLESGFNFQEALT from the coding sequence ATGGTACATGAGCAAGACCTGAAAGAGGTGCGCTTTGACATCGATCCCGGTGTCGAACCCGATGTCGTGGGCTCGATCCTCGAAATCGAGACGTCCTTCGAGCCGCAGTCCTTCGATGTGATATGGTCGTCGCACGTGCTTGAGCATCTCTATGCTCACGAGATCTTTCCCACGCTGCGCCAGTTCCATCGGATCCTGAAGCTGGACGGATTCGCTTTGATCATGAGCCCGGATCTCGAAGCCGTAGCTCATTTTATCGTCGAGCAAGGTATTGCGGCCGTCGCCTATAATTCTCCGGCAGGCCCGATCAGGCCGCTCGATATGCTTTACGGCCATTCCCGCGCGATCGAGGAAGGGCACGTGCATATGGCCCATCGCACCGGATTTACGGCCGAGCGGCTCGGCAATCTGCTGTTGATGGCGGGCTTCCCCACTGTGTCGGTGGCGACGGAGAACTTCGAGGTCTGCGCGCTGGCGCTGATGCCCGAGGCCGATGATGCGGCCATCAAGAAGGCTTTGTTAGAAAGCGGCTTTAATTTTCAGGAAGCACTGACATAA
- a CDS encoding methyl-accepting chemotaxis protein: MRKNFPVTDDEYPVSDETLIVSRTDLKGRLSYVNEDFIDAAEFTSEELIGKAHNIVRHPDMPAEAFEDLWDTLKAEKPWVGAIKNRRKNGGFYWVLASASPLRQNGQVTGYTSIRTKLAADQRALAEDVYAAIREKRPHQYRIDAGIIRKRSFFDRFGLFTRTIRARMTTLIALQAAFLLTCGVLGATVAGGTWGLVLGLLAIAGVAVGGIVGRQTLRAFEGPMQHLNETMLNLVYDKFDNRIEIKRDDEIGEALRNLQTVQTLIRFSREEVNSTQRRAEAQRKTDMTRIADSFEAAIGEIVGAVATSATELEASATTLASNADHAKDFAARVANGSTEASSNVNSVASATEQMTASVREISQRVQESARMAGDAVDQVHSATERVSALSSAASRIGDIVEMINNIAGQTNLLALNATIEAARAGEAGRGFSVVASEVKALAEQTGKATGEIGQQISGIQSATQESVAAINEIRNSIEKLSGISSTIASAIEEQGATTQEVSRNVQHAAQGAQEVSSNVGNLQRGAAETGTASSQVLSAAQTLSRDSARLKAEVNNFLNSVRVA, from the coding sequence GTGCGCAAAAATTTTCCGGTTACCGATGACGAATACCCCGTCTCCGACGAAACGCTGATCGTTTCCAGGACCGATCTCAAAGGCCGTCTCTCCTATGTCAACGAAGACTTCATCGACGCAGCGGAATTCACATCCGAGGAGTTGATCGGCAAGGCGCACAACATCGTCCGCCACCCGGACATGCCGGCGGAAGCGTTCGAGGATCTCTGGGACACCCTGAAGGCCGAGAAGCCCTGGGTCGGAGCGATCAAGAACCGCCGCAAGAACGGCGGCTTCTACTGGGTGCTGGCGAGCGCCTCGCCGCTCCGGCAGAACGGGCAGGTCACCGGCTATACCTCGATCCGCACCAAGCTTGCCGCCGACCAGCGCGCGCTGGCGGAAGACGTTTATGCAGCCATTCGCGAAAAGCGGCCGCATCAATACCGGATCGATGCCGGCATCATCCGGAAACGGTCGTTCTTCGATCGTTTCGGGCTGTTCACCCGCACCATACGGGCGCGAATGACGACGCTGATCGCGCTGCAGGCTGCTTTTCTGCTCACCTGTGGTGTGCTGGGGGCAACCGTGGCTGGCGGGACGTGGGGCCTCGTCCTCGGCCTTCTTGCCATTGCCGGGGTCGCCGTCGGGGGGATCGTGGGACGCCAGACGCTTCGTGCGTTTGAGGGGCCGATGCAGCACCTGAACGAGACGATGCTGAACCTCGTCTACGACAAGTTCGACAATCGCATCGAGATCAAGCGCGACGACGAGATCGGCGAAGCACTCCGCAACCTTCAGACCGTTCAGACGCTGATTCGCTTCAGCCGGGAAGAGGTCAATTCCACGCAACGCCGGGCCGAGGCCCAGCGCAAGACGGACATGACGAGAATCGCCGATTCCTTCGAAGCGGCGATCGGCGAGATCGTTGGGGCTGTCGCGACCTCAGCGACCGAACTGGAGGCTTCCGCAACCACGCTCGCGTCGAATGCCGACCATGCAAAGGATTTTGCTGCACGCGTCGCCAACGGCTCGACCGAAGCCTCCTCGAACGTCAATTCGGTGGCCTCGGCTACGGAGCAGATGACCGCCTCGGTTCGCGAAATCAGCCAGCGGGTGCAGGAATCGGCGCGCATGGCGGGCGATGCCGTCGATCAGGTGCATTCGGCGACGGAGCGCGTCAGCGCGCTGTCGAGCGCGGCGTCGCGCATCGGCGACATCGTCGAGATGATCAACAATATCGCGGGTCAGACCAACCTCCTCGCCCTGAACGCCACCATCGAGGCGGCGCGCGCCGGGGAAGCCGGCCGGGGGTTTTCGGTCGTTGCCTCCGAAGTGAAGGCGCTCGCCGAGCAAACCGGCAAGGCGACCGGCGAAATCGGCCAGCAGATCAGCGGCATCCAGTCTGCCACGCAGGAATCCGTCGCCGCGATCAACGAGATCCGCAATTCCATCGAAAAACTCTCGGGAATCTCCTCCACGATCGCGTCCGCCATCGAGGAACAGGGCGCGACCACCCAGGAAGTCTCCCGCAATGTGCAGCACGCCGCCCAGGGGGCGCAGGAAGTCTCCTCGAATGTCGGCAATCTCCAGCGCGGAGCGGCGGAAACCGGAACTGCATCGTCCCAGGTATTGTCCGCTGCGCAAACGCTGTCGCGCGACAGCGCCCGGCTCAAGGCAGAGGTCAACAACTTCCTGAACTCCGTTCGGGTTGCATAA
- a CDS encoding ParA family protein, giving the protein MRRIITVTQRKGGVGKTTIAVCVAAALARRGHDVALVDSDPQRSASQWAEPGNLEFPVYEMALEQMSVSAWAQDVRGIQAGVVVIDTAPNARGMGASIALANLTLVPCTPSGLDLDATLQTLAIIDAAREHRGDRIKVILVPNRVDRRTLEGRQLIDELSGFGEIVAPPIASRAAFVRCFTSGQSVASFMPGDAADREIQQLTDAIERADRDE; this is encoded by the coding sequence ATGCGGAGGATTATCACGGTTACCCAGCGCAAGGGCGGTGTCGGCAAAACCACGATTGCGGTCTGCGTCGCCGCCGCACTCGCCCGCCGCGGCCATGACGTTGCGCTGGTCGACAGCGACCCTCAACGCTCCGCCTCGCAGTGGGCGGAGCCGGGTAATCTCGAATTCCCCGTCTATGAAATGGCTTTGGAGCAAATGTCGGTGTCCGCCTGGGCCCAGGACGTGCGCGGCATCCAAGCCGGCGTCGTGGTCATCGATACCGCTCCCAATGCGCGTGGAATGGGAGCCTCAATCGCCCTGGCCAACCTGACCCTGGTACCCTGCACTCCATCCGGCCTCGATCTCGACGCGACACTGCAGACTCTTGCGATCATCGACGCAGCGCGGGAACATCGGGGGGATCGGATCAAGGTGATTCTGGTGCCCAACAGAGTAGACCGCCGCACGCTTGAGGGACGGCAACTGATCGATGAGTTGAGCGGATTCGGTGAGATCGTTGCGCCGCCGATCGCCAGCCGTGCGGCCTTCGTCCGCTGCTTCACCAGCGGTCAATCGGTCGCGAGCTTCATGCCAGGAGATGCCGCCGATCGGGAAATCCAGCAACTCACGGATGCAATCGAACGGGCTGACCGAGATGAATAG
- the pabB gene encoding aminodeoxychorismate synthase component I — translation MRTLIIDNYDSFTYNLVHLIADINQEEPLVVRNDTTTWDELSGRRFDNIVISPGPGRPDRVTDFGLCKAAIEAATVPLLGVCLGHQGLAIASGASLERAPSLVHGRTSGIVHQGSGLFADMPPLFNAARYHSFVIQRPLPSTLEEIARTEDGLVMGIARRGRPQWGVQFHPESILTDNGRILLRNFRDLSFRASGRISTPPPARADKRRATAPTAATRKAFWVEIPRAIDTEAVFCSLFADQPFAFWLDSNLAGSALSQWSYMGDASGPHAATVQYRSHDPMIVIDDAHGHRTENVDIFEYLQRERPSRPQSAPPCPFVGGHVGWFGYELRHDCGSPTGRRAATPDALWIRSDRFVAVNHLDGKTYVCAIDHPGEAGRAQHWIQSTLKRIESARRPPMEVPDAVGRDPLEFLMRDGKASYRSKVARCLDLIAQGETYQVCLTNELSCAATVEPLRVYRAMRRVNPAPFAAFLKWPGGAVLSASPERFLAVDADGNIEAKPIKGTVRRDADPLEDERLVEMLRASRKNRAENGMIVDLLRHDLSRCCEIGTVSVPSLFDVETYQTVHQLVSTIRGVLNPEHTLIDVLRSGAFPGGSMTGAPKSRTLEHIDQLEQRARGIYSGSLGWLGDDGVADLSIVIRSIVSADGRFSIGVGGGVVAESTPDGEFDEMLLKAEASIKSIVIAAFGSFSDDHYQLLESSDGMAP, via the coding sequence GTGAGGACGCTGATAATCGACAACTACGATTCATTTACCTACAACCTGGTGCATTTGATCGCAGATATTAATCAGGAAGAGCCCCTCGTCGTCCGCAACGATACAACGACCTGGGACGAACTCTCTGGGAGACGCTTCGATAATATCGTCATCTCACCGGGGCCCGGACGACCCGACCGGGTGACGGATTTCGGCCTGTGCAAAGCTGCCATCGAAGCGGCCACAGTTCCCTTGCTTGGCGTGTGTTTGGGACATCAGGGCCTTGCCATTGCGTCGGGCGCGTCCCTGGAGCGGGCTCCATCTCTCGTCCACGGACGCACCTCCGGAATCGTGCACCAGGGCTCCGGCCTCTTCGCAGACATGCCGCCATTATTCAACGCGGCGCGCTATCATTCCTTTGTTATCCAGCGCCCCCTCCCCTCCACTCTTGAGGAAATTGCCCGCACCGAAGATGGCCTCGTCATGGGCATCGCTCGTCGTGGCCGGCCGCAATGGGGCGTTCAATTTCACCCGGAATCGATCCTTACCGACAATGGCCGCATCTTGCTGCGAAATTTTCGCGACCTGTCGTTTCGCGCCTCGGGAAGAATATCAACGCCACCCCCGGCACGTGCGGACAAGCGACGTGCGACAGCGCCAACCGCGGCGACCCGCAAGGCCTTCTGGGTTGAAATCCCGCGTGCGATCGACACTGAGGCGGTGTTCTGCTCGCTCTTTGCCGACCAACCCTTCGCCTTCTGGCTCGATAGCAATCTCGCCGGGTCGGCGCTGTCGCAATGGTCTTACATGGGAGATGCATCGGGGCCCCATGCGGCGACGGTCCAGTATCGCAGTCACGACCCAATGATCGTTATCGATGATGCTCACGGTCACCGAACCGAGAACGTCGATATATTCGAGTATCTTCAAAGGGAGCGTCCCAGCCGGCCGCAGTCGGCGCCGCCCTGTCCGTTCGTCGGCGGGCATGTCGGCTGGTTCGGTTACGAGCTGCGACATGATTGCGGTTCGCCGACCGGGCGGCGCGCCGCAACACCCGACGCATTGTGGATCCGTTCGGACAGATTCGTCGCCGTAAACCATCTGGACGGGAAAACCTATGTGTGCGCCATCGATCATCCCGGCGAAGCCGGCCGCGCGCAGCATTGGATTCAATCGACACTCAAGCGAATCGAATCGGCACGCAGACCGCCTATGGAAGTACCCGACGCGGTCGGCCGGGACCCGCTTGAGTTCCTTATGCGGGATGGGAAAGCCAGCTATCGCTCCAAGGTCGCGCGCTGTCTCGACTTGATCGCACAAGGCGAGACTTATCAGGTCTGTTTGACCAACGAGCTTTCCTGTGCCGCCACGGTCGAGCCCCTGCGGGTTTATCGCGCAATGAGACGCGTCAATCCCGCTCCGTTTGCGGCTTTTCTCAAATGGCCTGGCGGGGCCGTCCTCAGTGCGTCGCCGGAGCGATTTCTTGCAGTCGATGCAGACGGCAACATCGAAGCAAAGCCGATCAAAGGAACGGTCCGGCGCGATGCCGATCCGCTTGAAGACGAGAGGTTGGTCGAAATGCTGCGAGCCAGCCGAAAAAACCGGGCAGAGAACGGGATGATCGTCGATCTGCTGCGTCACGATCTATCGCGCTGTTGCGAGATCGGGACTGTATCCGTGCCGAGCTTGTTCGACGTCGAAACGTATCAGACGGTCCACCAGTTAGTCAGTACGATACGCGGTGTTCTGAACCCGGAGCACACGCTCATTGACGTGCTGCGCAGCGGCGCGTTTCCGGGAGGATCGATGACCGGCGCGCCGAAATCTCGCACCCTTGAGCATATCGATCAGTTGGAACAGCGTGCCCGCGGCATCTATTCCGGCTCGCTTGGCTGGCTGGGTGACGATGGCGTTGCCGATCTGAGCATCGTGATCCGATCCATCGTGTCGGCGGATGGACGGTTCTCGATCGGTGTGGGAGGTGGTGTCGTTGCAGAATCGACGCCAGACGGGGAATTTGACGAAATGCTCCTAAAGGCCGAGGCTTCGATCAAATCGATCGTCATCGCCGCATTTGGAAGCTTTAGCGATGATCACTATCAACTCTTGGAATCCAGCGATGGTATGGCTCCCTAA
- a CDS encoding LysR family transcriptional regulator: MLESVSFDQLRMFVAAADEGSFSAAARRVRRTQSAVSEAILSLETQLGVVLFDRAGRYPKLTTDGVVLLADARAVISGVDAMKARAKGIAGGLEAELTAVLDVFLPIEVIAEAAREFRIQFPATPLRIYVEALGGAVQPVLDGRASIGVVGSLPTLPPGLIKERLFDVKLMMVAAASHPLASYRGTIPKEELARHVQLVLTDRSTLTEGRTIGVMSPSTWHLADLFAKHAFLISGLGFGGMPLHTVARDIAKGRLVELSIEEAPPGGLPLPMFAVYREGEPPGPAGRWMIERLKNCSAGVAAKETSRTC, from the coding sequence ATGCTTGAAAGCGTATCGTTCGACCAGTTGCGGATGTTCGTGGCTGCGGCCGATGAGGGCAGCTTTTCGGCCGCGGCGCGCCGCGTGCGAAGAACCCAATCAGCGGTCAGCGAGGCGATTCTGAGTTTGGAGACGCAGCTTGGCGTCGTGCTATTCGACCGTGCGGGGCGTTATCCCAAGCTGACGACGGACGGTGTTGTCCTGCTGGCGGACGCGCGCGCGGTCATCAGCGGCGTCGACGCCATGAAGGCACGAGCGAAGGGAATTGCTGGCGGGCTCGAGGCCGAACTGACCGCTGTCCTCGACGTGTTTCTGCCGATAGAGGTGATCGCCGAAGCGGCGCGTGAATTTCGTATCCAGTTCCCTGCGACGCCATTACGCATTTATGTCGAGGCGTTGGGCGGCGCGGTGCAGCCGGTTCTGGATGGCCGAGCGAGCATCGGCGTTGTCGGTTCTCTGCCGACGCTTCCGCCCGGTCTGATCAAGGAACGCCTGTTCGACGTCAAACTGATGATGGTGGCCGCAGCGAGCCATCCTCTTGCATCCTACCGTGGTACCATCCCCAAGGAGGAGTTAGCGCGGCATGTGCAACTTGTCCTGACGGACCGATCCACTCTCACCGAAGGCCGCACCATCGGCGTGATGTCGCCATCCACCTGGCATCTGGCGGACCTCTTTGCCAAGCATGCCTTCCTTATCAGTGGCCTGGGATTTGGAGGCATGCCCCTCCATACCGTGGCAAGGGATATTGCCAAAGGGCGGCTGGTCGAGCTTTCGATTGAAGAGGCGCCGCCTGGAGGGCTGCCTCTGCCCATGTTCGCAGTCTATCGGGAAGGCGAGCCTCCGGGGCCAGCCGGGCGATGGATGATCGAGCGCTTGAAGAACTGCTCGGCAGGCGTCGCAGCGAAGGAGACCTCGCGAACGTGCTGA